The following proteins are co-located in the Phaeodactylum tricornutum CCAP 1055/1 chromosome 2, whole genome shotgun sequence genome:
- a CDS encoding predicted protein has protein sequence MNLAPPAPTVESASAAAILPDSAGPAIVNMVQQGGSVRVSVAQAVDPAVPFDNPRVFAPAPQPEVESTISVAALREAGGSDFESYAAILRGAPEKNFLKTCLPCIYDERDFVSFGEARKYALIKGASCFVFNEDTDPSPLYAIPLNDLYTILEDPDKPDPGSVTISPELNTNKPRKGMVTVLLKYKNNSSQAFQFTFDTLKDPSLANYFIDAVDKAGKKAGSIPV, from the coding sequence ATGAATTTAGCTCCACCAGCTCCTACTGTCGAATCGGCCAGCGCCGCAGCAATTCTGCCAGATTCCGCTGGGCCTGCAATTGTAAATATGGTGCAGCAAGGAGGATCCGTGAGGGTAAGTGTCGCCCAAGCAGTTGACCCGGCTGTGCCCTTTGACAACCCGCGAGTCTTTGCTCCGGCGCCACAACCTGAAGTAGAATCCACCATTTCGGTTGCCGCCTTGCGAGAAGCAGGTGGCTCAGATTTTGAAAGCTATGCGGCCATTCTCCGAGGAGCACCGGAAAAGAACTTTCTGAAAACGTGCTTACCATGTATATACGATGAACGAGATTTCGTTTCTTTTGGCGAAGCGCGAAAATACGCTTTGATAAAAGGTGCGAGttgctttgttttcaatGAAGATACGGATCCATCACCATTATATGCCATCCCGTTAAACGACTTGTATACAATCTTGGAAGACCCCGACAAACCTGATCCAGGAAGTGTGACAATATCTCCAGAACTCAATACAAACAAACCACGAAAAGGGATGGTCACTGTATTGCTGAAATACAAGAACAACAGCTCACAGGCGTTTCAATTTACCTTTGATACACTTAAAGATCCAAGTTTGGCCAACTATTTCAttgatgctgttgacaaAGCAGGCAAGAAGGCTGGATCAATTCCCGTTTAA